The following proteins are co-located in the Chryseobacterium daecheongense genome:
- a CDS encoding DUF4293 family protein encodes MLQRIQTIWIFLAVLAAVFLFITGQDVAVFGNIPVIDSACIVLVLVGLLSVFSFKNRKRQILLNTISIIINALLIGVLAYWLLNLSGGIQFPEKGIEPVFPLIAIICLFIANIYIRKDERLVKSVDRLR; translated from the coding sequence ATGCTACAAAGAATACAAACTATATGGATTTTTCTGGCAGTTTTAGCTGCTGTTTTTCTTTTCATCACAGGACAAGATGTTGCTGTTTTTGGTAACATTCCTGTAATAGACAGTGCATGTATTGTACTTGTTTTAGTTGGATTACTAAGTGTATTCAGCTTTAAAAACAGAAAAAGACAAATTTTGCTGAATACAATCAGCATCATTATAAACGCTTTGTTGATTGGTGTATTGGCTTATTGGCTACTAAATTTATCCGGAGGAATTCAATTTCCTGAGAAGGGTATTGAGCCTGTTTTTCCATTAATCGCGATTATCTGTTTGTTTATTGCAAACATATATATCCGTAAAGATGAGAGGCTCGTAAAATCTGTAGATAGACTTCGATAA
- the rho gene encoding transcription termination factor Rho, with translation MFNIETLRSKSVTELTKILKDLGVKVARNSSENDKIFAVLDFQASNPKVTKDYFNTTENSMNTEDKTVEKETKAPAKKAAPKRTAKPKTEAKVPTPSETATKVEEKTEEKETVTETPKQEEVTSTTEENTASQQPQAKKKRKRVTPNTNTTEASAQERTEVQKNTDTQESAPAEEKQSNPQAQARPQKGQNHPQNGGNSHKNQNQNQNNHNQNQNRHSDKQEEQHESKKEFHFDGMVSIEGVLEILPDNYGFLRSSDFSYISSPDDVYVSTAQIRNFGLKTGDTVKGIVRLPKEGEKYFSLLKPTEVNGRDLAFIKDRVAFEYLTPLFPEEKFNLTGNNSTISTRIVDLFAPIGKGQRAMIVAQPKTGKTMLLKDIANSIAANHPEVYMMVLLIDERPEEVTDMERSVNAEVIASTFDEAAEKHVKVANLVLAKAQRMVECGHDVVILLDSITRLARAYNTVTPASGKVLSGGVDANALHKPKRFFGAARKIEGGGSLTIIATALIDTGSKMDEVIFEEFKGTGNMELQLDRKIANRRIYPAIDLVSSSTRRDDLLLDEVTSQRMWIFRKYLSEMNPVEAMEFVNKNIKGTLNNEEFLMSMNR, from the coding sequence ATGTTTAACATTGAAACGTTAAGGTCAAAATCCGTAACGGAATTGACTAAAATCTTAAAGGATTTAGGCGTTAAGGTTGCAAGAAACAGCTCTGAAAACGATAAAATTTTTGCTGTTCTTGATTTTCAAGCTTCTAACCCTAAAGTTACAAAAGATTATTTCAACACCACAGAGAACAGTATGAATACTGAAGACAAAACGGTGGAAAAAGAAACTAAAGCTCCTGCCAAGAAAGCCGCCCCAAAGAGGACGGCAAAACCTAAAACGGAGGCAAAGGTTCCAACGCCATCAGAGACAGCAACAAAGGTTGAAGAAAAAACAGAAGAAAAAGAAACTGTCACTGAAACTCCAAAGCAGGAAGAAGTTACTTCAACTACAGAAGAAAATACTGCTTCACAGCAGCCACAAGCAAAGAAAAAAAGGAAAAGAGTTACTCCAAATACCAATACCACTGAAGCTTCTGCTCAGGAAAGGACGGAAGTACAAAAAAACACAGATACTCAGGAATCTGCTCCGGCAGAAGAAAAGCAAAGTAATCCCCAAGCTCAGGCCAGACCTCAGAAAGGCCAGAACCATCCACAAAACGGTGGAAACTCTCACAAAAATCAGAACCAGAACCAAAATAACCATAATCAGAATCAAAACAGACATTCTGATAAGCAGGAAGAGCAACACGAATCTAAAAAAGAATTCCATTTTGATGGAATGGTAAGTATAGAAGGTGTGTTAGAAATTTTACCTGATAATTATGGGTTTTTACGTTCTTCAGATTTTAGTTATATTTCTTCTCCGGATGATGTATATGTATCTACTGCACAGATCAGAAATTTCGGATTAAAAACCGGAGATACAGTAAAAGGTATCGTAAGGCTTCCAAAAGAAGGTGAGAAATACTTTTCCTTATTAAAACCTACGGAGGTGAATGGCCGTGATCTGGCATTTATCAAAGATCGGGTAGCATTTGAATACCTTACACCTCTTTTCCCGGAAGAAAAATTTAACCTTACAGGAAACAATTCAACCATTTCTACGAGAATCGTAGATCTGTTTGCTCCAATCGGAAAGGGGCAAAGAGCAATGATCGTTGCGCAGCCTAAAACAGGTAAGACCATGTTGCTTAAGGACATTGCGAATTCTATCGCAGCTAATCATCCTGAAGTTTATATGATGGTTCTTCTTATCGATGAACGTCCTGAGGAAGTTACAGATATGGAAAGAAGTGTAAATGCAGAGGTAATTGCTTCTACATTTGATGAAGCAGCAGAAAAGCACGTTAAGGTTGCTAATCTTGTATTGGCAAAGGCTCAGAGAATGGTTGAGTGCGGCCATGATGTTGTTATTTTATTAGATTCCATTACCAGATTGGCAAGAGCATACAATACGGTAACGCCGGCTTCTGGAAAGGTTCTTTCCGGAGGGGTTGATGCAAATGCTTTGCATAAGCCGAAGAGATTCTTCGGAGCAGCCAGAAAAATTGAAGGCGGTGGTTCCCTGACAATTATCGCTACAGCATTGATTGACACAGGTTCTAAAATGGACGAGGTTATCTTTGAAGAATTCAAAGGTACAGGTAATATGGAGCTTCAGTTGGATAGAAAAATTGCCAACAGAAGAATTTATCCTGCTATTGACCTTGTTTCTTCCAGTACAAGACGGGACGATCTTCTTCTGGATGAAGTAACTTCTCAGAGAATGTGGATCTTTAGAAAATATCTTTCTGAAATGAATCCTGTGGAAGCCATGGAATTTGTTAATAAAAATATCAAAGGAACTCTTAATAACGAAGAATTCCTGATGTCTATGAATAGATAG
- a CDS encoding superoxide dismutase: MSFELPKLGYAYDALEPTIDAKTMEIHYTKHHQAYIDNLNKAIEGTDLAGKTIEEICKTGTDKPAVRNNGGGHFNHSLFWEILTPGGSKEPVGNVKAAIENYGGFDKFKTDFSEAAKTRFGSGWAWLIKNADGSVSVSSTPNQDNPLMPVEDVKGTPVLGLDVWEHAYYLNYQNRRPDYVTAFFDVVNWDKVEELFNK, translated from the coding sequence ATGTCATTTGAATTACCAAAACTAGGATACGCGTACGATGCATTAGAACCAACTATTGATGCGAAAACAATGGAAATTCACTATACAAAGCATCACCAGGCTTATATAGATAATTTGAATAAAGCAATCGAGGGTACGGACCTGGCTGGAAAAACAATAGAAGAAATCTGCAAAACAGGAACAGATAAGCCTGCAGTAAGAAATAACGGAGGAGGACACTTTAACCATTCTTTATTCTGGGAAATTTTAACTCCGGGAGGAAGCAAAGAACCTGTAGGAAATGTAAAGGCTGCTATTGAAAACTATGGTGGTTTTGATAAATTTAAAACAGATTTCTCTGAGGCTGCTAAAACAAGATTTGGTTCAGGATGGGCATGGCTGATTAAAAATGCAGACGGTTCAGTTTCCGTATCTTCTACTCCTAATCAGGACAATCCATTAATGCCTGTGGAAGATGTTAAGGGAACTCCGGTTTTAGGATTAGACGTTTGGGAACATGCTTATTACCTAAACTATCAAAACAGAAGACCTGACTACGTTACAGCGTTTTTCGATGTAGTAAACTGGGATAAAGTAGAGGAATTATTCAACAAATAG
- a CDS encoding DUF6146 family protein yields the protein MKNLILIVCMFCLPFSCLSQDKPKSDKEKSEIKPAKNDDGEWDITVLDTQYDYFLNAIAKPMNQYTESYLKSRNIILVSEWNSYYNTGKYRNVIESSISYDPKENYGLKFEYKLYQVFAYVNWKYGLRMNGLSGSDVTRY from the coding sequence ATGAAAAATCTGATTTTAATAGTATGCATGTTTTGTCTGCCTTTTAGCTGTTTGTCTCAGGACAAACCTAAATCGGACAAAGAGAAATCTGAGATAAAACCGGCCAAAAATGACGATGGAGAGTGGGATATCACTGTATTGGATACTCAATATGATTATTTTTTAAATGCTATTGCAAAACCGATGAACCAATACACAGAGTCTTACTTAAAATCAAGAAATATAATTCTGGTCAGTGAATGGAATTCCTATTATAATACAGGAAAATATAGGAATGTAATCGAATCGTCGATCAGCTATGATCCAAAAGAAAATTACGGATTAAAGTTTGAATACAAACTTTACCAGGTTTTCGCTTACGTCAATTGGAAATACGGTTTACGAATGAACGGTTTGAGCGGTAGTGATGTCACAAGATATTAA
- a CDS encoding endonuclease, translated as MKKNLSLFMFLLSMFTFAQQGQLRKVAAVGFLNVENLFDTIPSADYIDGTKAINNPAFHRSIPLDSIRFLEAEKYDGPWSDGLLKGKKAVRYQSGYEEFTPKSSKNYNTKVYKTKLANEAKVISELGSQYTKTAPAVVGLIEVENRQVIQDLIKEPALAKYDYGIIHYNSYDYRGIDVALIYQKRRFTVTNSLKKELKIFNETGKREYTRDILVVTGFLDNEKVAFFMNHWPSRRGGEAVSLPKRNAAAVLLKQQMDSVRAADPSTKLFAMGDFNDDPVSSSLKNHLKAVGNSKDLNDNTPYLNLMYPLYKKGVASLAYQDAPNLFDQIIVSKNLISDQVTKEYSVYRAEIYAPAYLVNKEGNYKGYPFRSWNGDQFTGGYSDHFPAFVILQKEP; from the coding sequence ATGAAAAAAAATTTAAGCCTTTTTATGTTCCTTTTATCAATGTTTACCTTTGCCCAGCAAGGCCAGCTAAGAAAGGTAGCGGCAGTAGGTTTTTTGAATGTGGAAAATTTATTTGATACTATACCTTCAGCTGATTATATTGATGGCACTAAAGCAATAAACAATCCTGCATTTCATCGGAGTATCCCATTAGATTCAATCAGATTTCTGGAGGCTGAAAAGTATGATGGCCCATGGAGTGATGGCTTGTTAAAAGGGAAAAAAGCAGTGAGATATCAAAGCGGATATGAAGAATTCACCCCCAAAAGCTCTAAAAACTATAATACTAAAGTTTATAAAACCAAACTTGCCAATGAAGCAAAGGTCATTTCTGAGCTTGGGTCTCAGTATACAAAAACAGCTCCCGCGGTTGTTGGTCTTATAGAAGTGGAAAACAGGCAGGTAATTCAGGACCTTATCAAAGAACCCGCTTTAGCTAAATATGATTATGGGATCATTCATTATAATTCTTACGATTACAGGGGAATTGATGTTGCATTGATCTATCAGAAGAGAAGATTTACGGTTACGAACTCTTTAAAAAAGGAATTAAAAATTTTCAATGAGACCGGAAAAAGAGAATATACAAGAGACATCCTGGTGGTAACAGGTTTTTTAGACAATGAAAAAGTAGCTTTCTTTATGAATCACTGGCCTTCCCGAAGAGGAGGAGAAGCGGTCTCATTACCTAAGAGAAATGCCGCAGCAGTACTTCTGAAACAACAAATGGACAGTGTACGGGCAGCAGATCCTTCTACTAAGCTATTTGCAATGGGAGATTTTAATGACGACCCGGTAAGTTCCAGTTTAAAGAATCACTTAAAAGCTGTAGGCAATTCAAAAGATCTTAATGACAACACCCCCTATCTGAATCTGATGTATCCTCTATACAAAAAAGGAGTTGCTTCTCTGGCGTATCAGGATGCACCTAACCTATTCGATCAGATCATTGTCTCCAAAAACCTTATTTCCGATCAGGTAACAAAAGAGTACTCTGTTTACAGGGCTGAAATTTATGCTCCCGCATATCTCGTCAATAAAGAAGGAAACTATAAAGGTTATCCTTTCAGGTCCTGGAATGGGGATCAGTTTACCGGAGGATATAGCGACCATTTTCCAGCATTTGTTATTCTTCAGAAGGAACCCTAA